A single window of Nematostella vectensis chromosome 4, jaNemVect1.1, whole genome shotgun sequence DNA harbors:
- the LOC125561765 gene encoding uncharacterized protein LOC125561765, protein MPQTSSITLEEMRNAERSVIQFVQRRHFLEEITALDEENKTGGGVQDTKKRFVKKPSSISDLDTVMTDGLLRVGGRLRCAPLDDSLKFPVILPRHHHLVNLIVKHYHDVSGHSGREHVLGLIRQQFWIIKRRVTVRRVLKSCFSCRRRQQPPCQQRMADLPVGRVTPDKPPFLCVGIDCFGPFMVKRARSEVKRGAPEEIRSDNGTNFTGAERELKVAIAEWNHKTIHEFLLQRDVRWIYNPPAASHMGGVWERNIRTVRKVLAALLKQQVLDDEGLATLFAEVEAIVNGRPLTGVSDDPQDMEALTPNHLLLMRAGSSLPPGVFSKENVYSRRRWKQVQYLPSSGGPSRNARDATYLSEILSWW, encoded by the exons ATGCCCCAGACAAGCTCCATCACCCTAGAAGAGATGAGAAATGCAGAACGCAGTGTGATTCAGTTTGTTCAGAGGCGGCATTTTCTGGAGGAGATAACCGCCCTGGATGAGGAGAACAAGACTGGTGGCGGTGTGCAAGACACGAAAAAGAGGTTCGTGAAGAAACCCAGTTCGATAAGTGATCTGGATACTGTAATGACAGACGGTTTGCTTCGAGTAGGAGGTCGCTTGAGATGCGCTCCTTTAGATGATTCGCTCAAGTTTCCGGTCATTCTTCCAAGGCACCATCACCTGGTGAATCTCATTGTAAAGCACTATCATGATGTATCCGGGCACAGTGGCCGAGAGCATGTGCTTGGGCTGATACGGCAGCAGTTCTGGATCATCAAAAGGAGAGTGACGGTGCGACGCGTGCTCAAGTCCTGCTTTAGTTGCAGGCGAAGGCAGCAGCCCCCATGTCAGCAACGGATGGCGGACCTGCCGGTAGGTAGAGTCACTCCAGACAAACCTCCGTTCTTGTGTGTCGGGATTGACTGCTTCGGCCCATTTATGGTTAAGCGGGCAAGAAGTGAGGTGAAACG AGGTGCACCTGAAGAGATCAGATCGGATAATGGAACAAACTTTACCGGCGCCGAAAGAGAGTTGAAGGTAGCCATAGCAGAGTGGAATCACAAGACGATTCATGAATTTCTGCTGCAACGAGATGTGCGCTGGATTTACAATCCCCCAGCCGCCTCGCACATGGGAGGTGTATGGGAAAGGAATATACGGACGGTGCGGAAGGTCCTTGCTGCCTTGCTAAAGCAGCAAGTACTAGATGACGAGGGTTTGGCTACCCTCTTTGCGGAAGTTGAGGCTATAGTGAACGGACGCCCGCTAACTGGAGTGTCAGATGACCCGCAAGACATGGAAGCGTTGACGCCTAATCATCTCTTGCTAATGCGAGCAGGCTCGTCGCTTCCCCCTGGAGTCTTTAGTAAAGAGAATGTGTACTCGCGCAGACGATGGAAGCAAGTTCAGTACCTTCCCTCCAGCGGCGGTCCAAGTCGCAACGCACGAGACGCAACGTATCTGTCGGAGATATTGTCCTGGTGGTAG
- the LOC5511545 gene encoding neurexin-3: MRNIWIALLLSVLFGTRSILALRFNSLLAYAIFDRWDATTNGTLLFEFKTQKENGFLIYEDDPSGMDFIDIFLVDGKVRMRLHVGQCVLKEAFVHGNFSDNKWHRVQVFRNFQNTILKVDHHSSKAISCKAKDSSFTVTSALYVGGFPLDISLNSLAFPGSFYEIYNGNRFVGCISGVKFSDVLGRFTPAQLKNTSGTTPDCKRACTKPYEFLTNCKQQKGCAKKITECDCLDTGYEGQDCTRESSSVWLNGSGYIRYNVAKETRSKTPLRNFIGFRFRTSSKEGVLLYTSVERTHLVVEMISGNVVLKMDLGKGELVLSAGDGLLNDNRWHWVEIKRRGRHAKLVLDGREGGKGPAPGTSSNLILIGGKEAVYFGGGPSKDDLEKSYSKTNFSGFLQQFLFDDYKVLDKVLKKRKRDGKFTKHGIVVNAKVRTTKAAPTTKPVPTTPMEGSGSCANKDDEDCVPKDSIKPTETTDNSSMEWINTTDSVFHFYTESKQSSDKSMGVPAWIITIAVVAAVISIFITIFLVYRWNTRYSGSFSTASAVPKPEQSAPSPPTRSWPEPPVRIPVVHTTIPTRSEHPKIYISSYDKV, from the exons ATGAGGAATATCTGGATCGCTTTATTACTATCCGTTTTGTTCGGCACAAGGTCGATTCTTGCATTGCGATTTAATAGTCTCCTTGCCTATGCTATATTTGACCGTTGGGATGCGACAACCAACGGAACGCTCTTGTTTGAGTTCAAAACCCAAAAGGAAAATGGTTTTCTTATCTACGAGGACGACCCGTCTGGAATGGACTTCATTGATATTTTCCTTGTGGACGGCAAAGTACGAATGCGGCTTCATGTTGGACAATGTGTGCTGAAAGAAGCCTTTGTGCATGGAAATTTCTCAGACAATAAGTGGCACCGTGTGCAAGTGTTCAGGAACTTCCAAAACACCATCTTAAAGGTGGATCACCACTCTTCCAAAGCGATTAGCTGCAAAGCAAAAGACTCATCTTTCACAGTTACTAGTGCGTTGTACGTTGGAGGATTTCCTCTAGACATCTCGTTAAATTCTCTGGCCTTTCCAGGATCGTTTTATGAGATTTACAATGGAAACAG GTTTGTTGGCTGCATCAGCGGAGTCAAATTCAGCGACGTTCTCGGTAGATTCACTCCTGCTCAGCTCAAAAACACCTCGGGAACTACTCCTGACTGCAAGCGTGCATGCACAAAACCCTACGAGTTTCTGACGAATTGCAAGCAACAGAAAGGTTGTGCGAAAAAGATTACTGAGTGTGACTGTCTGGATACCGGCTACGAGGGTCAGGACTGCACGAGAG AGTCTTCGTCTGTATGGCTCAACGGCTCGGGTTACATTCGTTACAACGTTGCCAAGGAAACGAGGTCTAAGACCCCTCTGCGTAACTTCATTGGCTTCCGGTTCCGGACGTCGTCCAAAGAGGGAGTACTGCTGTACACAAGCGTCGAACGTACGCACCTGGTGGTGGAAATGATTTCTGGAAATGTGGTCCTGAAAATGGATCTAGGCAAAG GAGAACTTGTCTTGAGTGCTGGCGATGGCTTGTTGAATGACAACCGGTGGCACTGGGTCGAGATCAAGAGGCGTGGACGCCATGCGAAGTTGGTACTAGATGGCCGTGAGGGGGGCAAAGGGCCCGCCCCTGGTACCTCTTCCAATCTGATATTGATAGGCGGCAAAGAGGCAGTTTACTTTGGTGGCGGTCCCAGCAAAGATGACCTAGAAAAGTCGTACAGCAAAACTAACTTCAGTGGATTCTTGCAGCAGTTCTTGTTTGATGATTACAAAGTGCTAGATAAAGTtctaaagaaaagaaagcgAGATGGGAAGTTTACTAAGCATGGCATTGTGGTTAACGCTAAAGTACGGACAACTAAAGCAGCCCCAACTACAAAGCCGGTACCCACGACACCCATGGAGGGCTCTGGAAGTTGTGCAAATAAAGATGATGAGGATTGTGTTCCAAAGGATTCAATTAAACCTACAGAAACTACAG ATAACTCTTCCATGGAATGGATAAACACCACCGATTCTGTGTTCCACTTCTACACAGAATCAAAACAGAGCAGCGACAAGAGTATGGGAGTCCCGGCCTGGATAATTACAATAGCTGTTGTCGCTGCAGTCATTTCAATCTTCATCACAATATTTTTAGTCTATAGATGGAACACTAGATACAGTGGTTCTTTTAGTACTGCCTCAGCTGTACCTAAACCAGAGCAGTCTGCACCTTCACCTCCTACAAGATCCTGGCCTGAGCCACCTGTGAGGATTCCAGTTGTACATACAACTATCCCAACTCGGTCAGAACATCCAAAGATCTACATTTCATCTTATGACAAAGTATGA
- the LOC5511533 gene encoding tRNA dimethylallyltransferase: MAAVTRAFPRLPVVVILGCTGTGKSKLAIEIGKRIGGEIISADSMQVYKGLDIITNKVTTEEMRECKHHMIDFVSPLNEFSVVDFRNMALPLIEEIKGRGKIPIVVGGTNYYIESLLWEILIDNDNKPPENSDVDDDGVTDIKRRKEMETETKINQKFVNTKKEDIKENNKNYKKEFNNVELHKELQIVDPVMARRIHPNDTRKIARSLQVFEQHGRPHSELLAEQQSKDGGSAYGGPLRFDLTCVFWLHCEKEILNKRLDSRVDAMLDKGLVQELLEFHGSYNKLRQDDNSRYSEGIFQSIGFKEFHNFLVQQQKGDTVNSLIKEEDKKVFDECVEAMKAVTRRYAKKQTMWVKNRFLSRPIGSSPNVYELDATDLSSWESNVLDRGLGILENLLQDKQPSVDPIARIIRDQQSTHVQHTCEVCDNRVIIGDKNWASHLVSKSHKWHLKKQMKKSDKKETEKELR; this comes from the coding sequence atggcggctgtaACACGCGCATTTCCCCGCTTGCCAGTTGTTGTTATTCTAGGGTGTACCGGGACAGGAAAATCCAAACTAGCCATCGAAATAGGTAAGCGTATAGGCGGGGAGATAATAAGCGCCGATTCAATGCAAGTTTATAAAGGATTAGACATAATTACCAATAAAGTCACCACAGAAGAAATGCGAGAATGCAAGCACCACATGATCGACTTCGTTTCTCCTCTGAATGAATTCTCAGTGGTGGATTTTCGAAACATGGCGTTACCTTTGATTGAGGAGATTAAAGGGAGAGGAAAAATTCCGATTGTTGTAGGTGGCACAAATTACTACATTGAATCATTATTGTGGGAGATTTtgattgacaatgacaataaGCCACCAGAGAatagtgatgttgatgatgatggagtGACTGATATCAAGAGAAGGAAAGAGATGGAGACAGAGACAAAAATTAATCAAAAGTTTGTAAATACAAAGAAGGAagatataaaagaaaataacaaaaattataagaaagaaTTTAACAACGTTGAACTTCACAAGGAGCTCCAAATAGTTGATCCTGTAATGGCTAGGCGCATTCACCCAAACGATACTAGAAAGATTGCAAGAAGCCTGCAAGTCTTTGAGCAACATGGAAGGCCTCATAGTGAACTCCTAGCTGAGCAGCAATCCAAAGATGGTGGAAGTGCATATGGGGGCCCTTTAAGATTTGACTTAACATGCGTGTTCTGGCTTCACTGTGAGAAGGAAATACTTAACAAGAGACTGGACAGTAGGGTTGATGCAATGCTTGACAAAGGGCTAGTGCAAGAGCTCTTAGAATTCCATGGTTCTTACAACAAACTTCGTCAAGATGATAACTCCAGGTATTCAGAGGGGATTTTTCAGTCAATAGGGTTTAAAGAATTTCACAATTTTTTAGTTCAGCAACAAAAAGGGGACACAGTGAACTCCTTAATAAAAGAGGAAGacaaaaaagtatttgatGAGTGTGTTGAGGCAATGAAGGCAGTGACAAGAAGGTACgccaaaaaacaaacaatgtgGGTGAAAAATCGATTCCTTAGTAGGCCCATAGGATCGTCACCCAATGTGTATGAGCTGGATGCTACAGATCTTAGTTCTTGGGAAAGTAATGTCCTTGACAGGGGACTAGGGATATTAGAAAACTTGTTACAAGACAAGCAGCCTAGTGTAGACCCGATTGCTAGGATAATAAGAGATCAGCAATCAACTCATGTGCAACACACTTGTGAGGTCTGTGATAACAGGGTTATTATTGGTGATAAAAACTGGGCCAGTCATTTGGTTTCCAAGTCACACAAGTGGCATTTAAAAAAGCAAATGAAGAAGAGTGATAAAAAGGAAACTGAAAAAGAGTTAAGATAG
- the LOC116617844 gene encoding uncharacterized protein LOC116617844 encodes MKGKKQKKFELSLKTTKKSCVGGKTIKKRETDDIIGITSTSRKSILSAFYTASHKPEDANIRAPSKLLTADNSYSVASSTGKDGERFNDDPASKLENLGSDPSLVDLFPVCEDWEKLEDLPQINVLSKELHERTSSDATLPQSNRTSADFSQNEPYVDLPSLCMVCCTRKKYTSITLDSIDTQGVQSSNNENGDKVEFFKEQKEFAVNENNSYKDICEFDSVDLNAVFDEEDDWLADEDLTNPDAALQRNADDKLKQQHRLPNSSVTSISADKYDKEQCVTSQYNKLEKPNKKGLSFLQKTQSSVMHKNKEKQDYSSTSARSQKDPEVFVISDEEDEEKRQDSRPQMNKQAQSTNISTPFNWAKSSIQSKPVTKTTCTFTSNTIMGKGYAINSNSSKQKQGVKSAAPTSVSKLESVVQSRIPFTSASTNVPLGSKGTTLATSSCNFPQQPFSKSWGSSQVSATHISKERLHAKKVTNIQESLSVCPMCQYKFPPNVNTRDVEKHISSCINDEDLFFDEC; translated from the exons ATGaaaggaaagaaacaaaagaaatttgAACTAAGTCTGAAAACTACTAAAAAAAGTTGCGTTGGTGGCAAGACTATCAAGAAACGGGAAACAGATGACATTATTGGTATTACTTCTACTTCTAGAAAATCCATTTTATCAGCCTTCTATACAGCATCACATAAACCCGAGGACGCTAACATACGTGCCCCGTCTAAGCTTCTTACAGCTGATAACAGTTACAGTGTCGCATCATCGACTGGTAAAGACGGCGAAAGATTCAATGATGATCCAGCAAGCAAACTGGAGAATCTTGGGTCTGACCCGAGCTTGGTTGATTTGTTTCCAGTCTGTGAAGACTGGGAAAAGCTGGAAGACCTTCCACAAATTAAT GTTCTTAGTAAAGAATTACATGAAAGAACCTCATCTGATGCCACATTACCTCAGTCAAATAGAACTTCTGCTGATTTCTCACAAAATGAACCCTATGTGGATTTACCTAGTTTGTGCATGGTTTGCTGTACAAGGAAGAAATACACATCAATTACACTAGATAGCATTGATACTCAAGGTGTTCAAAGTTCAAATAATGAAAATGGAGATAAGGTAGAATTCTTTAAAGAACAGAAAGAGTTTGCAGTGAATGAGAATAATTCATACAAAGATATATGTGAGTTTGACTCGGTTGACTTGAATGCTGTTTTTGATGAAGAGGATGATTGGTTGGCAGATGAAGATTTGACAAACCCAGATGCAGCATTGCAAAGAAATGCAGATGACAaattaaaacaacaacatagaCTTCCAAATTCATCAGTTACCAGCATTTCAGCAGATAAATATGATAAAGAGCAATGTGTCACAAGCCAGTATAACAAGCTTGAAAAGCCAAATAAGAAAGGCCTTAGTTTTCTACAGAAAACACAAAGCAGTGTTAtgcataaaaataaagaaaaacaagattatTCAAGTACATCAGCCAGAAGTCAAAAGGATCCAGAAGTCTTTGTTATCTCTGATGAAGAGGATGAAGAAAAGAGACAAGACTCAAGGCCACAAATGAACAAACAGGCTCAAAGTACAAACATTTCTACACCATTTAATTGGGCAAAGTCAAGCATCCAATCAAAGCCAGTAACAAAGACAACTTGTACATTCACTTCAAATACAATTATGGGAAAAGGCTATGCAATAAATTCAAATTCATCTAAACAGAAACAGGGTGTAAAATCTGCTGCGCCTACATCGGTGAGCAAGTTAGAAAGTGTTGTGCAATCAAGAATACCTTTCACATCAGCAAGTACAAATGTACCTTTGGGTTCTAAGGGAACTACACTTGCAACTTCAAGCTGCAATTTTCCACAACAACCCTTTAGCAAGTCTTGGGGATCTAGCCAGGTGTCAGCAACTCATATATCAAAAGAGAGGCTTCATGCAAAAAAAGTCACAAACATACAGGAAAGCCTATCTGTTTGCCCAATGTGTCAGTACAAGTTCCCTCCAAA TGTAAATACAAGAGATGTTGAGAAGCACATATCTAGCTGTATCAATGACGAGGATCTGTTTTTTGATGAATGCTGA